The proteins below are encoded in one region of Paludisphaera mucosa:
- a CDS encoding tetratricopeptide repeat protein, producing the protein MADVPAADEAAGAAYEEARYEEALDGFRSVLEACRRWLGERHPDTATSYNNIAAVLLARGDPQGSDATHRKGLSIRLAALGERHPDVAESYNNLAEVLRVRGDLDGAEAMHRKALDIRLAALGERHPDTSITYSNLAALLHERGDLAGAETIGRKVLEVRRAALGENHPDTATSYNILGRLLRVRGDLAGAEAMIRKALAIQLAALGERHVDTAIFYDNLSVVLQARGDLVVAEAMSRRGLAIWLATVGESHSDTAASYNILGCALAAGGNLAGAEETIRKGLAIRLAALGERHPDIALSDSDLAWVLHERGDSAGAEAMYRKALAIRLAALGERHPLTTQTYTALAWVLHERGDSAGAEEMIRKAVAIRVAVLGESHPYAASSYRTLGAILADLDRPEEAIRALEAAEAGRTRRPSHRGLEDATTNHLNAPAPLLCSLLASAGRPAEAWDRWERGLGRALLDEVAGRAARPLTPEERREEAELLARAQSVDDRIGRLLARSLPPEEVERTLEALRREGSDVRRRSLEMQTRFEAKYGPLAGRPASLEVVRAMLNGSTALVGWVDVGRRHWACVVRQAGEPAWVPIPGGGQGGAWTDEDDGLAGRLREALASPASDEAWRPLAEAVARQRLAPIEPHLRGVLRVIVLTSPGLAGVPVESLFAARNRDATSAPSVGYAPSASMLAHLAAKARPPGRPATLLALGDPAYPEVNSHIAKAAASPAHGLAVVAVTPDANADLHGLRAGDVILEYNGTPLNSPADIKLVDPDGGPGRPMARVWRDGDVRSIELSAGPLGVQLDDRPAAQAVAARRAAAEVLRTRGEPQVRLPGTRREVAAIAALFPEATTILGDQARESTVQAMARSGRLKAFRFLHLAAHGRTDPRSAFRTALILAPDPDRPDDPEAFESDGEITAEQIARTWELDADLVVLSACESGLGKAAGGEGLLGFAQPLLVRGARSLVLSLWKVDDDATALLMTRFYRNLLGGRDAPTAPMP; encoded by the coding sequence ATGGCCGACGTCCCGGCCGCCGATGAGGCGGCCGGTGCAGCCTACGAGGAGGCGCGATATGAAGAGGCCCTGGACGGCTTCCGCAGCGTCCTGGAGGCCTGCAGGCGGTGGCTGGGCGAGCGACACCCCGACACCGCCACGAGCTACAACAACATCGCCGCCGTGTTGCTCGCCCGTGGCGATCCGCAGGGTTCCGACGCGACGCACCGCAAGGGCCTGTCCATCCGACTCGCGGCCCTGGGCGAGCGCCATCCCGACGTCGCCGAGAGCTACAATAACCTCGCAGAGGTGCTGCGCGTCCGCGGGGACCTGGACGGCGCCGAGGCGATGCACCGCAAGGCCCTGGACATCCGACTCGCGGCCCTCGGCGAGCGCCACCCCGACACCTCCATAACCTACAGCAACCTCGCCGCTCTGCTGCACGAGCGGGGGGACCTGGCCGGCGCCGAGACGATCGGCCGGAAGGTCCTGGAGGTCCGGCGCGCGGCCCTGGGCGAGAACCACCCCGACACGGCCACGAGCTACAACATCCTCGGCAGGCTGCTACGAGTGCGTGGGGATCTGGCGGGCGCCGAGGCGATGATACGCAAGGCCCTGGCCATCCAGCTCGCGGCCCTCGGCGAGCGCCACGTCGACACCGCCATATTCTACGACAACCTTTCCGTGGTGTTGCAGGCCCGTGGCGATCTGGTCGTTGCCGAGGCGATGAGCCGCCGTGGACTCGCCATCTGGCTCGCGACCGTGGGAGAGAGCCACTCCGACACCGCCGCCAGTTACAACATACTCGGCTGCGCGCTCGCGGCAGGCGGAAACCTGGCCGGCGCCGAGGAGACCATCCGCAAGGGCCTGGCCATACGCCTCGCCGCCCTGGGCGAACGCCACCCTGACATCGCGCTCAGCGACTCCGACCTCGCCTGGGTGCTGCACGAGCGCGGCGACTCGGCCGGCGCCGAGGCGATGTACCGCAAGGCACTGGCCATCCGCCTCGCCGCCCTGGGCGAGCGCCATCCCCTCACCACCCAGACCTACACCGCCCTCGCCTGGGTGCTGCACGAGCGCGGCGACTCGGCCGGCGCCGAGGAGATGATCCGTAAGGCCGTGGCCATCCGCGTCGCGGTCCTAGGGGAGAGCCACCCCTACGCGGCGTCGAGTTATCGCACACTCGGGGCGATCCTCGCCGACCTCGACCGCCCCGAAGAGGCGATCCGGGCCTTGGAGGCGGCCGAGGCAGGCCGGACCCGACGTCCAAGCCACCGCGGACTTGAGGACGCTACGACGAACCACCTCAACGCCCCCGCCCCTCTCCTCTGTTCGCTGCTGGCCTCTGCCGGCCGGCCGGCCGAAGCCTGGGACCGCTGGGAGCGCGGGCTGGGCCGGGCCCTACTCGACGAGGTAGCGGGCCGCGCCGCCCGACCGTTGACCCCCGAAGAGCGGCGGGAGGAGGCTGAATTGCTCGCTCGGGCCCAGTCCGTCGATGACCGGATCGGCCGCCTGCTGGCCCGCTCCCTGCCACCGGAAGAGGTCGAGCGGACGCTGGAGGCGCTTCGCCGTGAGGGCAGCGATGTCCGACGTCGGTCGCTGGAGATGCAGACGCGGTTCGAGGCGAAGTATGGGCCGCTCGCCGGCCGGCCGGCGTCGCTCGAGGTCGTACGTGCCATGCTCAACGGATCGACGGCCCTGGTCGGTTGGGTCGACGTCGGCCGACGGCACTGGGCCTGCGTGGTGCGACAAGCGGGCGAACCTGCCTGGGTGCCGATCCCCGGCGGCGGCCAGGGCGGGGCGTGGACCGACGAGGACGATGGGCTCGCTGGCCGGCTCCGCGAGGCGCTGGCGTCGCCAGCCTCCGATGAGGCCTGGCGTCCGCTGGCCGAGGCGGTGGCGCGTCAGCGACTGGCCCCAATCGAACCTCACCTCCGGGGGGTGCTGCGTGTGATCGTCCTCACGTCGCCGGGGCTGGCTGGAGTGCCGGTCGAGTCGCTCTTCGCGGCCCGGAACCGCGACGCGACATCGGCACCGTCGGTCGGCTACGCCCCCTCCGCCTCGATGCTCGCCCACCTGGCCGCGAAGGCCCGGCCTCCGGGCCGGCCCGCAACACTGCTGGCGCTGGGCGATCCGGCATACCCCGAGGTAAATTCCCACATCGCGAAGGCCGCGGCGTCGCCTGCCCACGGGTTGGCGGTGGTGGCGGTCACGCCCGATGCCAATGCGGACCTCCACGGCCTCCGCGCCGGCGACGTGATCCTCGAGTATAACGGGACGCCCCTGAATTCGCCGGCCGATATCAAGCTGGTCGATCCCGATGGCGGCCCGGGGCGGCCGATGGCGCGGGTTTGGAGGGACGGCGACGTGCGCTCCATCGAGCTCTCCGCCGGGCCTCTCGGGGTGCAGCTCGACGACAGGCCTGCCGCTCAGGCCGTGGCGGCTCGGAGGGCGGCCGCCGAGGTGCTCCGGACGCGGGGCGAACCCCAGGTCCGCCTGCCGGGCACTCGCCGCGAGGTCGCCGCGATCGCTGCGCTGTTCCCCGAGGCCACCACCATCCTGGGCGACCAGGCCCGCGAGTCGACCGTGCAGGCGATGGCCCGCTCCGGCCGGCTGAAGGCTTTCCGATTCCTCCACCTGGCCGCCCACGGTCGCACCGATCCCCGCTCGGCCTTCCGCACCGCCCTGATCCTTGCCCCCGACCCCGACCGCC